The sequence GCCAGGACAACCGCTCTCCCGGCGAACGCTTCCTCACCCCGATGGTGGACACGCTGACGCTGGGCCTGCTGCCCTGGCCGCTGCTGCGCTGGCCTCAGCCTGCGCTCTCGGCCGCCAATGGTCAGGTGATGGCGTTCCGGCGCCGCCCCTACCAGGAGGAGGGCGGGCACGCCCTGGTGCGGGGCGAGCTGCTGGAAGATTTCGCCTTTGCGCGGCGCTTCAAGGAACGTGGCCGCACCCTTACGCTGGTGCTGGGCGGCGACCTGATAAGCGTGCGGATGTACCGCTCGTACCGCGAAACTCTTGAAGGCTTCGGCAAGAACTCGCTGGCCGCTCACGGCGGGCACCGGGCCGGGCTGGCGCTGGGGGCAGTGGCCGTGTTTTTCACCTACAGCTGGCCTTACCTGACCCGCAACCGCACCCTGGTCGCCCTGGGGCTGGCCGAAGCGCTGCTGGTGCGGGTCATCACCCGCCGCACCCGCCCGGACGAGCTGGCCGAAGTGCTGCTCACCCCGCTGATCGCTCCTGCGGGCTGGCCCTCCTACCTGCTGGCCGCCCGCCGGCAAGTGGCCTGGAAGGGCCGCCGCTACCAGCAGTAGGCGGGGGCCGCGCCCAGGCCAGGTCAGCTCGGGCCAGGTTAGCTCAGGTCAGCCCTGCCCGGGCAGGTCCGGCTGGCGCTCTCCCCGGGAGGCGTCCAGCTCAGCTACGGCCGGCAGGTCCACACGCTTACCCGTGCGGGCACTCTCGTAAATCGCGTCCATCACGATATGGTCGGCCACGCCTTCCTCGCCGGGAGTCCAGGGGATTTTGCCTTCGCGGATACACTGCGCGAAGTGGTCCACCTCATTGCCGAACTGGTCGTAGTAGGGAAAGCGCGGCTGGTGTGCGGCTTCCGTATCCGTGAGGGTCAGCCGCAAGCAGCCGTAG is a genomic window of Deinococcus proteolyticus MRP containing:
- a CDS encoding glycosyltransferase, which produces MSRHRCSWEKAAALAVGLSLAARIGTLLVNAATFPHLRRPAGPPPDLSGVSLLVPARDEAHNLPGTLPGLLRQGAGEVIVLDDGSRDGTAELARSLGARVIAGQPLPPGWRGKPWACQQLGAAASGSVLVFTDADVTWQPGALAALLDAWTREDADLLSVWPRQDNRSPGERFLTPMVDTLTLGLLPWPLLRWPQPALSAANGQVMAFRRRPYQEEGGHALVRGELLEDFAFARRFKERGRTLTLVLGGDLISVRMYRSYRETLEGFGKNSLAAHGGHRAGLALGAVAVFFTYSWPYLTRNRTLVALGLAEALLVRVITRRTRPDELAEVLLTPLIAPAGWPSYLLAARRQVAWKGRRYQQ